GGCGGAGCCGTAGCGAAAGCGAGTCTGAATAGGGCGTTTAGTACGTGGTCGTAGACCCGAAACCAGGTGATCTACCCATGTCCAGGGTGAAGTTCAGGTAACACTGAATGGAGGCCCGAACCCACGCACGTTGAAAAGTGCGGGGATGAGGTGTGGGTAGCGGAGAAATTCCAATCGAACCTGGAGATAGCTGGTTCTCCCCGAAATAGCTTTAGGGCTAGCCTCAAGTGTAAGAGTCTTGGAGGTAGAGCACTGATTGAACTAGGGGTCCTCATCGGATTACCGAATTCAGTCAAACTCCGAATGCCAATGACTTATCCTTAGGAGTCAGACTGCGAGTGATAAGATCCGTAGTCAAAAGGGAGACAGCCCAGACCGCCAGCTAAGGTCCCAAAGTGTGTATTAAGTGGAAAGGATGTGGAGTTGCTTAGACAACTAGGATGTTGGCTTAGAAGCAGCCACCATTTAAAGAGTGCGTAATAGCTCACTAGTCGAGTGACTCTGCGCCGAAAATGTACCGGGGCTAAATACACCACCGAAGCTGCGGATTGATACCTATGGTATCAGTGGTAGGGGAGCGTTCTAAGGACAGTGAAGTCAGACCGGAAGGACTGGTGGAGTGCTTAGAAGTGAGAATGCCGATATGAGTAGCGAAAGACGGGTGAGAATCCCGTCCACCGAATGCCTAAGGTTTCCTGAGGAAGGCTCGTCCGCTCAGGGTTAGTCAGGACCTAAGCCGAGGCCGACAGGCGTAGGCGATGGACAACAGGTTGATATTCCTGTACCACCTCTTTATCGTTTGAGCAATGGAGGGACGCAGAAGGATAGAAGAAGCGTGCGATTGGTTGTGCACGTCCAAGCAGTTAGGCTGATAAGTAGGCAAATCCGCTTATCGCGAAGGCTGAGCTGTGATGGGGAAGCTCCTTATGGAGCGAAGTCTTTGATTCCCCGCTGCCAAGAAAAGCTTCTAGCGAGATAAAAGGTGCCTGTACCGCAAACCGACACAGGTAGGCGAGGAGAGAATCCTAAGGTGTGCGAGAGAACTCTGGTTAAGGAACTCGGCAAAATGACCCCGTAACTTCGGGAGAAGGGGTGCTTTCTTAACGGAAAGCCGCAGTGAATAGGCCCAAGCGACTGTTTAGCAAAAACACAGGTCTCTGCGAAGCCGTAAGGCGAAGTATAGGGGCTGACACCTGCCCGGTGCTGGAAGGTTAAGGAGAGGGGTTAGCGTAAGCGAAGCTCTGAACTGAAGCCCCAGTAAACGGCGGCCGTAACTATAACGGTCCTAAGGTAGCGAAATTCCTTGTCGGGTAAGTTCCGACCCGCACGAAAGGTGTAACGATTTGGGCACTGTCTCAACCAGAGACTCGGTGAAATTATAGTACCTGTGAAGATGCAGGTTACCCGCGACAGGACGGAAAGACCCCGTGGAGCTTTACTGTAGCCTGATATTGAATTTTGGTACAGTTTGTACAGGATAGGCGGGAGCCTTTGAAACCGGAGCGCTAGCTTCGGTGGAGGCGCTGGTGGGATACCGCCCTGACTGTATTGAAATTCTAACCTACGGGTCTTATCGACCCGGGAGACAGTGTCAGGTGGGCAGTTTGACTGGGGCGGTCGCCTCCTAAAGTGTAACGGAGGCGCCCAAAGGTTCCCTCAGAATGGTTGGAAATCATTCGTAGAGTGCAAAGGCATAAGGGAGCTTGACTGCGAGACCTACAAGTCGAGCAGGGACGAAAGTCGGGCTTAGTGATCCGGTGGTTCCGCATGGAAGGGCCATCGCTCAACGGATAAAAGCTACCCCGGGGATAACAGGCTTATCTCCCCCAAGAGTCCACATCGACGGGGAGGTTTGGCACCTCGATGTCGGCTCATCGCATCCTGGGGCTGTAGTCGGTCCCAAGGGTTGGGCTGTTCGCCCATTAAGCGGTACGCGAGCTGGGTTCAGAACGTCGTGAGACAGTTCGGTCCCTATCCGTCGTGGGCGTAGGAAATTTGAGAGGAGCTGTCCTTAGTACGAGAGGACCGGGATGGACGCACCGCTGGTGTACCAGTTGTTCTGCCAAGGGCATAGCTGGGTAGCTATGTGCGGAAGGGATAAGTGCTGAAAGCATCTAAGCATGAAGCCCCCCTCAAGATGAGATTTCCCATAGCGTAAGCTAGTAAGATCCCTGAAAGATGATCAGGTTGATAGGTTCGAGGTGGAAGCATGGTGACATGTGGAGCTGACGAATACTAATAGATCGAGGACTTAACCATATAATATGTAGCAAATGTTATCTAGTTTTGAAGGAATATGCCTTCATTAGTTTGGTGATGATGGCAGAGAGGTCACACCCGTTCCCATACCGAACACGGAAGTTAAGCTCTCTAGCGCCGATGGTAGTTGGGACCTTGTCCCTGTGAGAGTAGGACGTCGCCAAGCAACTTTAAGACGAGTCAGAATGACTCGTCTTTTTTGTGTATATTTCGTTAGAGATAGCTTTTTATCAACTCCAAATACTATTTGGAGTTTTAAGTATTCCCTATTCTTCTAAGACTTTTGGTTGTATATCTATATAATTTTTTATTCAATTTCTTTCATGATTTTTGATATATAATTTAAGGTTTTTTGTTTTATTTCTTGTAGAAGTGATTCGCCGATGTGTTAAAATAGTACAGTTATTTTTTGAAGGACTTTAATATAGGAAGATTTAATTTTTAAAAAGGAGATAATATGAAAAAGATAGGTGTAATTACAATGGTAGTTTTAGTCCTTCTAGCAATTGCTTATATGTTAGTCGGGAATTATTTTTATAATTATGCATTGAATGCGAAACAAGAAAAAGAATTTTTGGAGGATAATCCTCACCTAGCGGAAACAGTGAGTGCATCGGGAGATGTATTGGCTACAAATGAAGAAAAGAATGCAAACTTTGTATCAAAATATAAACCTAATACAGTGACTATAAATTCTTTCGATAAGTTGAAATTAACAGGTTATGAATATATGAATGAACAATCTAGTCATAAATGGGCAATTTTAGTTCATGGATATAATGGTAAAGCCTCAGAAATGACGAAATATATCCGGAACTTTTATGAGAAAGGCTATAATGTCATAGCTCCAGATCTTCGTGGGCATGGGAATAGTGAAGGAGATTATATTGGGATGGGGTGGCATGACCGTAAAGACATTATGCTTTGGATTCAGGAAATTCTAAAAAAAGACCCTAATTCAGAAATAGCTTTATATGGTATCTCTATGGGGGGAGCGACCGTTATGATGACTTCAGGTGAAGACTTACCTTCTAATGTTAAAGTCATTATTGAAGATTGCGGATATTCAACTGTTATTGATGAATTTACTTATCAACTAAAAGATCTATTCCACTTGCCTAAATTTCCTATTATGAATGCGGCAAATACAGTAACTAAATTGAGAGCTGGATATGATTTAGAAGAGGCTTCAGCTGTTAAGCAAGTTGCGAAAAGTAAAACACCTATGCTATTCATTCATGGGGATGCTGATACATTTGTTCCGTTTGAAATGTTAGATGAAGTATATAATGCTGCAAAAGTAGAAAAAGAGAAATTAATTGTTTCAGGTGCGGGACATGGAGAAGCGGAGAAAGTAGATTCAAATAAATATTGGAATACTGTATGGAAATTCGTAGAGAAGTATATTCCGGCATAATTAAGGTTGTTTCATATTTATATACGATAATCGGAGGGTAATAGTTTATCCTTTTGATTATCGTTTTTTTGTTATTTAGGCATTCGCATATAAATGTACTTTTGTATGTACTATATGGAGGGGATAGAGCGAAAATTTTTGAATTCCTTAATCTCGATGCTACAATGATTAGAAACTAAGTTTTAAAGAGGTGTTAATATGAAAATCGAGGTTTGGTCAGATTTTGTATGTCCATTTTGTTATATCGGGAAGCGTAGATTAGAAATGGCTTTGGAACAATTCCCACATAGGGATGATGTTGAAGTTGAGTTTAAAAGTTTTGAATTAGATCCAAATACGCCGATCTACTTTGGAACGAGTATTAACGAAGTACTTGCATCGAAGTATGGGATTAGTATTGAAGAAGCTAATCGTAATAATATACAACTAGGCAATCATGCAGCTAGTATAGGTTTGAATTTTAATTTTGAAGAGATGAAGCCGACAAACACTTTTGATGCGCATCGTCTGGCGAAGTTTGCAAAGGATCAAGGGAAGGAAAAAGAGATTGTAGAAAATCTTCTTTTTGCATATTTTACTGAATCACAAAACTTAAGTGATGTGGAAACGCTTGCTAATATTGCTGAAAATTCTGGGTTAGATAAGCAAGAGGCTTTAAATGTTATCAATGATAAAAGTGCTTATGCGAATGATGTTAGAGTTGATGAAGCGATTGCTCAGCAATATAGAATTACTGGAGTACCTTATTTTATTGTTAATCAAAAATATGCTATTTCAGGTGCGCAACCACTTGAAACTTTTGTTGGTGCACTTCAGCAAGTCTGGGAAGAAGAGAATCCTGCACCTAAGTTACAGGAACTTTCATCAGATGGGGGAAGCGACCTTTCTTGTACTGATGGAAGTTGTTCGGTTCCTTCAAAAGAACAATAGTTTTTGTGATGGAATAGCAACCCATAGAGAGTTTTATGGGTTGCTTATATATAATTATAGAAGAGATATTTAAATAGATAATTTGATAACGTAAATGAAATTTATAAAAAATGAAGTTTTTTATAAAAATCCATTGACTATTATTATTTATAAGTGTAATATTATACGAGTCGCTGATGACAACAACGTCGAAAGCGGCAAACGAAATGAAAAACTTAGTTGACATTGAATAACTGAGATGTTAACATAAGGAAGTCGCAAATGAGCGACCAAGTAGTTCTTTGAAAACTGAACGAAACAAACAACGTGAAACGTCAATTTTTATTTTAGATGCTAGACAAACTAACTTTATTGGAGAGTTTGATCCTGGCTCAGGATGAACGCTGGCGGCGTGCCTAATACATGCAAGTCGAGCGAATGGATTAAGAGCTTGCTCTTATGAAGTTAGCGGCGGACGGGTGAGTAACACGTGGGTAACCTGCCCATAAGACTGGGATAACTCCGGGAAACCGGGGCTAATACCGGATAATATTTTACGCTGCATGGCGTGAAATTGAAAGGCGGCTTCGGCTGTCACTTA
The DNA window shown above is from Bacillus clarus and carries:
- a CDS encoding alpha/beta hydrolase, with amino-acid sequence MKKIGVITMVVLVLLAIAYMLVGNYFYNYALNAKQEKEFLEDNPHLAETVSASGDVLATNEEKNANFVSKYKPNTVTINSFDKLKLTGYEYMNEQSSHKWAILVHGYNGKASEMTKYIRNFYEKGYNVIAPDLRGHGNSEGDYIGMGWHDRKDIMLWIQEILKKDPNSEIALYGISMGGATVMMTSGEDLPSNVKVIIEDCGYSTVIDEFTYQLKDLFHLPKFPIMNAANTVTKLRAGYDLEEASAVKQVAKSKTPMLFIHGDADTFVPFEMLDEVYNAAKVEKEKLIVSGAGHGEAEKVDSNKYWNTVWKFVEKYIPA
- a CDS encoding DsbA family oxidoreductase → MKIEVWSDFVCPFCYIGKRRLEMALEQFPHRDDVEVEFKSFELDPNTPIYFGTSINEVLASKYGISIEEANRNNIQLGNHAASIGLNFNFEEMKPTNTFDAHRLAKFAKDQGKEKEIVENLLFAYFTESQNLSDVETLANIAENSGLDKQEALNVINDKSAYANDVRVDEAIAQQYRITGVPYFIVNQKYAISGAQPLETFVGALQQVWEEENPAPKLQELSSDGGSDLSCTDGSCSVPSKEQ